CCGTAGAAATTATACTCTTCATATTAAGAACCTGGAAACCGGGGAGTTATATCCGGAAAGGATACCCAATACCACAGGGAATGTTGCCTGGTCGGCCGATAACCAAACTATATTTTATTCCGTAAAGGATCAGACTACATTGAGACCCTATCTGATTTATCGTTATAAGTTGGGTTCGGGTAATGTTTCTGAGGATCTTGTTTTTTCTGAAGAGGATGAGACCTATGCTGTTTCTGTTTATAATTCCAAATCAAGAGAGTTTGTTTTTATTGCCTCCTATGGTAATATGTCTTCGGAATTCCGCTTTCTTAATGCAGGCACTCCCCAGGGATCTTTCACGGTGATACAGCAGAGGCAGCCAGAGATAGAGTATTATCCATCCCATTATAAAGAACATTTTTATATCCGGACCAATCTCAATGCACCGAATTTTCGCTTGGTTAAAGCTCCGGTAACAGACCCAGGGGAGGAAAACTGGCAGGAAGTCATTCCCCACCGTCAGGATGTCCTCCTGGATGATTTTGAAGTTTTCCGGTCCTATCTTGCCCTGAATGAGCGGTTTGGTGGATTGCCCCATATCCGGATTATACAATGGGCAGATGGCAAAGAATTTTTTCCTGAGTTCCCTGATCCGGCTTATATGGTATATTTTTCTGTTAATCCGGAATTCAACACCGATTTTCTGAGATATGGATATACATCCCTTACTACTCCTTCGTCGGTGTATGACCTGAACATGAAAACAAAGGAAACAACTCTGATGAAACGCCAGGAGGTTTTGGGTGGTTATGATCCGGCTGATTATGTATCCGAAAGGTTAATGATTCCTGCACATGACGGGGTGGAAGTACCTTTGTCACTCGTGTACAGGAAAGATACAAAACTCAATGGTGAAGCGCCTTTGTTACTCGTGGGTTATGGATCCTATGGCAGTAGCTATGATCCTTCTTTCAGCAGTGCCAGACTGAGCCTGATCGACCGCGGATTCATTTATGCTATCGCCCATGTGAGAGGAGGGGAGGAAATGGGAAGAAATTGGTATGAAGATGGTAAAAAACTTAAAAAAATTAACACTTTCAACGATTTTATCGATTGTGGCCGTTACTTAACGAAAAATGGGTACACGAATCCTGATAAATTGTTTGCCAGTGGCGGGAGTGCAGGTGGATTGCTTATAGGTGCAGTGATTAACATGGAACCCGAACTCTTCAGAGGGGTTATCGCTGCTGTACCTTTTGTGGATGTAGTTACAACCATGCTCGATGAAAGCATACCCCTTACCACCGGGGAATATAATGAATGGGGAAATCCCAATGAAAAGGAGTATTATGACTACATGCTATCGTATTCCCCCTATGATAATGTTGTTGAACAGAATTATCCAAACATCCTTGTCACAACTGGATGGCATGATTCACAAGTACAATACTGGGAACCTGCAAAATGGGTTGCCAAGCTTCGTGATAAAAAGACAGATGATAATATACTTCTATTATGGACCAATCTTGATTATGGCCACGGAGGAGCCTCCGGCCGTTTCGAACGACTGAAAGAAGTAGCACTGGAATACTCATTTCTCCTGATGTTACTGGGAATCGAATCATAGACGCTTCGCTCCCCTCCCCTCCCCTCGGCTTCGCTCGGGGCAGGCTATTATTCATTATTCATTGTTCATTGTTCATTGTTCATTGTTCATTGTTCATTGTTCATTGTTCATTGTTCACTCCCCCTTAACCTCCAACCTAAACCCCGTTCCATGAATGTTTGTGATGGATACGGCAGGGTCATCTTTAAGGTATTTTCGGAGTTTTGTGATGAAGACATCCATACTGCGGCCAATAAAATAATCATCATCTCCCCAGATCGCTTTTAGGGCAAATTCGCGGGTGACAATATTATTCATATTGTCACAAAGAAGTTTCAGGAGAGCAGTTTCCTTACGTGTAAGGGATTGCTTCTTGCCTTGCCGGGTCAACATCATATTGGATGAATCAAAGGAATATTCTCCAATGGCTATTGTTGGGGCTTCCGTTGCAAGTGTTGATTCGGGCAAAAGCCTGCAGCGTTTCAATATGGCTTGTATCCTCAGACTTAGTTCTTCTGTGCTGAATGGTTTGGTAATGTAGTCATCGCAACCGATACGGAATCCTCTGATACGGTCTTCGTTCATCGATCTTGCAGTTAAAAATATGATTGGTATCGCTTCATTGGTTTTCCGGATTTCCGCAGCAAGAGCGAAACCATCCATAACAGGAAGCATGACATCAAATATGCAAAGGTCGAAATGCAATTCACTGAAGGTATCCAGACCATGTTTGCCGTTGGTGCATAAAGTCGTATTATAATCGAGCAGGTCGAGATAGTCTTTAAGTAACAATCCCAGATTGGGATCATCCTCAACAAGTAAAACAGATATCCTGTTCTTATCCATTTTCGTTACTATTCATAAGTGGCAAATATACCGTAAAGGTACTGCCTTGATGAAATTCGCTTTGCAGGGTGATTTTTCCATTGTGGGCTTCAGTCATAAGTTTTACATAATACAGACCAATGCCGAAACCCTTTACATCATGAATATATCCCGTGGAAACCCGGTAAAGGTTTTTAAACACATTTTTTTGTTCCCTTTGCCGGATACCTATTCCCCTGTCTTTTATAGAAACAGCGATCATACCGTTTTTGTTTTCTGAAGCAATAATGATATAAGGCTCTTTCTGGCTATATTTCACTGCATTATCGATAAGATTTGAATAAATATTGGTAAGATGGACCCGGTCACCCATCACAAGGTCGCTTTCGGCATTCAGTTCCAACCGGATCACTCCATGATATTCATGAATGCTAACCATAAATTGTTCAGCAAGTTGCTCCAGGATATTATGTATACTTACCTGGGAGACCCGGATTTTTGAACCCATGTTTTCCATAACCGATAATTGTAGTATTTGCTCAACATTAGATCGGATCCGGTTGTTTTCATCCAGGATAACCTGGGCATACTTTTTTACTTTGTAAGGATATTCATGGATGTTCGGATTCAGGAGCATTTCACCTGCAACCTGGATGGTGGCGATGGGAGTTTTGAATTCATGAGTCATATTGTTGATGAAATCGCTTTTTATATCAGATATTTTGTTTTGTCTGATTAGTGTTATTGACAGGAACACAAATCCCCATGATAAGATCAGGATAAATGAGGTTGCCATCGCAATGATCCAGGATGAACCGGGATATGATATATCCTCTTTCTGAAGGATGTTTAATTCAAACGCAATTATCAGGATCAGACCCACAAGTGCGAATAAAATTATTATTAAGGGGATGATAAGTTTTCTCATATATATCCCGAATATCGTTTAACAAATCATTAACAGTTTTTAACAACCCTTTAACGAATTTTCACATTTTACGGGTGTAATTTTGGAGAAAATTCCATTAAGGTAAAATCAAAAATATTAAAAATATGAAAAAGCTCATTTTAAGTATTGCCCTCGTATCTTTCCTGCTCTTTGGAGTGGTTGGTATTCAGACTGTTGTAGCGTCACAATCAAACGTAGTAATCGAAAATCTGGATAAAGATCCCAAGAAAGACAATGATAAAGAAAAAAAGGCTGAATGCAAAGATGCCAAACTTGAAAGCAAGAAAGACTGTCCTGAAGGTAGCAAGAGTAAATGCTGCGACAAAACACAAATGAAATCCAAGTGCTGCAAAGGATCAGACGGAAAGGAAAACAAAAAGTCAGATCCTGACAAAAAGTAGTACTTGCATAATTTTTGGGTAAGTAAATATTATTTTTTCATAATTAATTTGGTTTGGGGCCTGCCGGATAGATCCGGCAGGCCTTTTCAATTACAAACCCAGCTTTTTTCTCAGATGCTTTGGAATAGCATCCTTGTGAACCATTATTGATATTGTTTTATACCTGGTAAAAGGCTCTGAGGTGTAGAAATACCCGTCGTATTTATGGTCTGTGGTTCCCCATGAGTTTTTTACAATGTAATATTTGTTATCGTTCTGATCCTTGGCGATTCCTGTGATAAGCATGCCGTGGTCGTCGGTGGTTTCAAAATTATCGAAAGCTTCCTGGCGCATTTCCTGTGTGATCTTCTTTTCCGGACCGGGTTCTTCAAAGCTATACAGGGCTTTATTTCTCTCTTTTTCCGTAAGTTTTTCCCAGCGTTCTTTTTCTGTTCCTGAGAGATCTTCAATATTGTCTTCCGGCACGATGGCAACTCCGTCTTTCCAGGAAAAACCCCGTTCACTGATATCAGCTGCCCAGGCCACGCTGTAACCATTGTTAATTGCATAATCAAAAATCTCCATAAGCTCATCGAGAGGTAAATTGTAAACGAGACTATGCATCCAGTTATCCGGAATTTCCAGGATGAAGGGTTTGTAAAATGGATGATGTGTGTAAGATCCAAGCTCAATGTAATCTTCCGGGTTTAATCCAAGAACGGCGGCATAACTTTCGGGAGTATATTCGATTCCTTTATAGGTGAATGTCTCGGGAACTTCTCCCAGGTATGCGTCCAGAATACCATTGAATCCGGTCATCCATACCGGGCTGAGTTTTCTGTTTTTGTTTTTCAAAACTGCATCCACATAGGCATTCAGCACTTCGTCCATCTCCCCATGAACATGCTTGTCTTCTCCGATGACCAGACCGCTGTATACTTCATCAGGTATAGCTCCGTATTCTTCCAGGGTCATGATCACATCTGAAAATCCTCCTCCACCGGCAAAATTGGTTTTGCCATGGAATCTGAGGTATTTCTTTCCTTTTTCTTCATAACTTTTTCTAACAATAAACATTTCGGAAAGGTCAAAGGTATCTTTACCCATTCTTAGCAGTTCCGTTTCAAGGAGAGCGACACCGGAGAAACTCCAGCAGGTTCCTGATTTGTATTGGTTTTTTACAGGGGTGGATGGAAGTTCTTTAATAACCGTAAACTGGTATCCAGCCTTTTCTTCTTTTGCTTCTTCTTCCTGAGCCCATAAAAATGCCGAAGTAAAAGCA
This genomic window from Bacteroidota bacterium contains:
- a CDS encoding HAMP domain-containing histidine kinase, translated to MRKLIIPLIIILFALVGLILIIAFELNILQKEDISYPGSSWIIAMATSFILILSWGFVFLSITLIRQNKISDIKSDFINNMTHEFKTPIATIQVAGEMLLNPNIHEYPYKVKKYAQVILDENNRIRSNVEQILQLSVMENMGSKIRVSQVSIHNILEQLAEQFMVSIHEYHGVIRLELNAESDLVMGDRVHLTNIYSNLIDNAVKYSQKEPYIIIASENKNGMIAVSIKDRGIGIRQREQKNVFKNLYRVSTGYIHDVKGFGIGLYYVKLMTEAHNGKITLQSEFHQGSTFTVYLPLMNSNENG
- a CDS encoding response regulator transcription factor, producing the protein MDKNRISVLLVEDDPNLGLLLKDYLDLLDYNTTLCTNGKHGLDTFSELHFDLCIFDVMLPVMDGFALAAEIRKTNEAIPIIFLTARSMNEDRIRGFRIGCDDYITKPFSTEELSLRIQAILKRCRLLPESTLATEAPTIAIGEYSFDSSNMMLTRQGKKQSLTRKETALLKLLCDNMNNIVTREFALKAIWGDDDYFIGRSMDVFITKLRKYLKDDPAVSITNIHGTGFRLEVKGE
- a CDS encoding S9 family peptidase; the protein is MKAILYVIKAIAGIAFALFALISCKESSNTMKPPVADKNDTVLTAHGHQRTDPYYWMNNRENPAVLEYLKAENEYTQDMMRGVDSLRNDIFKEMVGRIAQTDMSAPYFLNGYFYYTRYEEGKEYPIYCRKKGKLDNVEQIMLDVNQLAIGHSFFNVAGLNVSPDNRLLAYGVDTVSRRNYTLHIKNLETGELYPERIPNTTGNVAWSADNQTIFYSVKDQTTLRPYLIYRYKLGSGNVSEDLVFSEEDETYAVSVYNSKSREFVFIASYGNMSSEFRFLNAGTPQGSFTVIQQRQPEIEYYPSHYKEHFYIRTNLNAPNFRLVKAPVTDPGEENWQEVIPHRQDVLLDDFEVFRSYLALNERFGGLPHIRIIQWADGKEFFPEFPDPAYMVYFSVNPEFNTDFLRYGYTSLTTPSSVYDLNMKTKETTLMKRQEVLGGYDPADYVSERLMIPAHDGVEVPLSLVYRKDTKLNGEAPLLLVGYGSYGSSYDPSFSSARLSLIDRGFIYAIAHVRGGEEMGRNWYEDGKKLKKINTFNDFIDCGRYLTKNGYTNPDKLFASGGSAGGLLIGAVINMEPELFRGVIAAVPFVDVVTTMLDESIPLTTGEYNEWGNPNEKEYYDYMLSYSPYDNVVEQNYPNILVTTGWHDSQVQYWEPAKWVAKLRDKKTDDNILLLWTNLDYGHGGASGRFERLKEVALEYSFLLMLLGIES
- a CDS encoding C1 family peptidase, which encodes MKRIRLFALCTLFAFTSAFLWAQEEEAKEEKAGYQFTVIKELPSTPVKNQYKSGTCWSFSGVALLETELLRMGKDTFDLSEMFIVRKSYEEKGKKYLRFHGKTNFAGGGGFSDVIMTLEEYGAIPDEVYSGLVIGEDKHVHGEMDEVLNAYVDAVLKNKNRKLSPVWMTGFNGILDAYLGEVPETFTYKGIEYTPESYAAVLGLNPEDYIELGSYTHHPFYKPFILEIPDNWMHSLVYNLPLDELMEIFDYAINNGYSVAWAADISERGFSWKDGVAIVPEDNIEDLSGTEKERWEKLTEKERNKALYSFEEPGPEKKITQEMRQEAFDNFETTDDHGMLITGIAKDQNDNKYYIVKNSWGTTDHKYDGYFYTSEPFTRYKTISIMVHKDAIPKHLRKKLGL